A segment of the Cricetulus griseus strain 17A/GY chromosome 6, alternate assembly CriGri-PICRH-1.0, whole genome shotgun sequence genome:
GCGGGATCTGGGACTCCTTGACCTCCAGGAGGACCCCCCCTCCACTTCATGGGCCGGCTTAACATCTCCTGCTCCAGGCCTCCTTCCCCCGTGGGCCTCAGGACCTGCCAATCTGCTAGGAGTCTGCACCGTCGTCGTCCTCAGGCAAGATCTCCAGGCTGCTGTCAGGCTGCGCAACCACATCCTCCCTCGGCGGCCTTGGGGGCAGCGGGGCCCGAGTGGACAGCGGCAGCGGGGATATGGGAGGAGATGGGCTACTGGGCTCTTTTGGCTGTGCCAGCCCCAAGACTTCCTGCACATTGTGTGGCAGCTCCTGGATGGGAAGGAGGTCCAAGAGGCTAGGTGAGGGGTGGAGGTGGAGTCAtaagggtggggaggtggggaaggcCAGGCGGGTAGGGCCAAAacaataatttcttggaaaaaaaataaaaggtgctTTGAaaacttagagagagagagaagactcacTGGGCAGGCAGTCAGCTGCCTGTACAGGGCCTCTGCCCGCGTCAGCACGTCTTCCACACTCAGCTTCATGGTCAGCTCATTGATGTGCTGCAGGGAGGGGAGAATAAGGCACACTCTGGGGGTAGAGGGAAGCaggcttgccccccccccccaagatacAGGGCCCAGCTAGGGGAGGCCGCCATGACTCCCTGGCCTGCCACAATCTTCCACAGCACTCCAGGCTAGCACACCTGGATGCTGCAGCAcaataggaaggaagggagggccctcactgggggtggggggtggggggtgtcagcCTCCTCTACTCCACTGCTCTGTAGGTACAACAGTTCCTACCCCACCCAGACACGGCAATCTATTCAACCATCCCAAGAccaagcacacacaccacacctaaGTCAAGGCAGCACGAGGGATTCCCACACTTCACCTTAAGGATCTCGTTGGCGCCAAAGCCAGACAGCATCAGCGCATCCCGCTCCATGTCCAAGATGGCACAGGCCACCAGCAGGTGCAGGCTGGGGCCAGGAAGCCCCGTCCACAGCACCTGAGGTATCAGAAGAACCCTGAAGCCCCATTCTGACCTGCCCAGCTCCCCTCACCTCCCAGCCCTTCCGCCAGCGTCTCACCCCAACTGGCTGCCCACCTCCCACAACCGAAGGACATCGGGGAAGGGAAATTCCCTCTTGAACCAGATGAGAAGCCACCGGAAACAGAAGCACAGGGAACCCGAGTCCTGGGAATCTAAAGGAGGACACAGGTGGTTAGCCTTGCCCACAGCTGGTGACCCTAGTCCAGGTCACAGTGTACTCTGCAGTTGTGATAGGCAGATGACAGGCATGAgatctgccaccactgccctttAGAGGAACAGGAACACATTAAAACCATGTACGACACCAAGGAAAGCAACCATGGCCTGTGTCAGAAAGATGGGCCACCCTAAGATTCTTGTCACGGAGTGTGACCAGTCTCAGGACATCCTGTAAGTGCAGCAGATACAACTCTACGTGCCCAGGAAAAGCTGGGTTTTAGGAGGCTTCATGACACAAGCAGCTGTCTCCCTATGCCCAGAAAGGGAAATGCTTATCTAAGGCCTCGCTGCCAGCATGGTCCTAGTTTCCTCAAGGACACACCCAGGGTCTCatggagctcaggctggcttcaattcACTATGCGGGTTCTGAGccccctgctcctgcctcctccgTGCTGAGATTCCAGGCGTGTATCACTTGCCCAGGTTTCTGCAgtgctggtgatcaaacccagggcttcgtgcatgTTAGGCAGGGATCCTACCAATTGAGGCACGGTTCCTTTAGCATTTCATTAAACAAGCAACAAGGAACTCACAGCTAGTGTGAGTGCAATGGCCCTAGATGAGAGGCCAGAGAAACCTCACCTGGCCTAAAGGTCAGGTCACTTGGGACATTTTTCTCATTCAGATGGTCGCACATAGAACCTACCCAGGAAATCACAGAGTGGCTGATCCAGTACCCGAAGAAGCAGCAAGAGCTGCCCCAGCTGCCGCTTCATAGTCTCCTGACTCTCTTCAAAGTTCCCATGCTGCAAGGCACAGGAGGGAGTGTGAGAGCAGTGGGCTGACTGGACGCCTTGGCGGCCGTCCCCGACAcgccctccccctcccccggcGCCTCACCACAAGTTCCATGAAGCCACAGAAACACCAGAAGGCATCCACTTCGTTCTGAACCACGAAGAGTATTGGGGACAGGAGGTCACTCATGCCCTGGACATAGCCTGGGGACACAGGGTCAGCTGCAACACCTTGAGCACCCAAGGCACCACCTCCTCCCCCATCAGGGCGGCGCTCACCCAAGTCAAAGTGGTACATGCAGTAGGTGAGGAGGATATCATTGAGCAGGCCCAGCCCCGGGTTCTCAGGGCCTTCGTAGAACTTGTTAGTCCTGTCGGTGCGGCTTACGTCTCTCTCTGTGGGGTCCCAACATGGTAGGAACATGAGTAAGGTTAGCTGGCCTTCCTGGCTGGTCACAGGTCCCAGCCCTACTCTCCTGCAGGCTGGCAGCCCTCAGCTTCAGGGCTCATGCTGGAGGGAGGGTGGGTGCTTCCCCAGAACCTATCActgccacacagccacacaatcTCCCAGTGAGAGCCCACAAGGCCCAGACCTCTTCCCCTgcccaccacccaactcccacCCGAATGCCCCGTCTGCCCCCACCCACCAATGAGGCTACGGTATCCATGCAGCAGGGAGTTCTGCCCCCACCCACCAATGAGGCTACGGTATCCATGCAGCAGGGAGTTCTGCCCCCACCCACCAATGAGGCTACGGTATCCATGCAGCAGGGAGTTCTGCCCCCACCCACCAATGAGGCTACGGTATCCATGCAGCAGGGAGTTCTGCCCCCACCCACCAATGAGGCTACGGTATCCATGCAGCAGGGAGTTCTGCCCCCACCCACCAATGAGGCTACGGTATCCATGCAGCAGGGAGTTCTGCCCCCACCCACCAATGAGGCTACGGTATCCATGCAGCAGGGAGTTCTGCCCCCACCCACCAATGAGGCTACGGTATCCATGCAGCAGGGAGTTCTGCCCCCACCCACCAATGAGGCTACGGTATCCATGCAGCAGGGAGTTCTGCCCCCACCCACCAATGAGGCTACGGTATCCATGCAGCAGGGAGTTCTGCCCCCACCCACCAATGAGGCTACGGTATCCATGCAGCAGGGAGTTCTGCCCCCACCCACCAATGAGGCTACGGTATCCATGCAGCAGGGAGTTCTGCCCCCACCCACCAATGAGGCTACGGTATCCATGCAGCAGGGAGTTCCTTCGCTCCTGCTCAGCACTCACAGACTTCCACTGCAGCTTCATGCGGAAGTACTCGTCCCTGAGGGAAAGGGACATGGGAGTCACGGCCCTGCTAGCATAGCACCCAGGGAACCCCTGGAGAAACACCTGCCCACACCATCGCTCCCCAAGCCCTGCCCTGCCCACACAGGCCACCTggtccctgcctctaccttttctctctcccctaaTGTTTCTCCACACAGAATACCCTGTGGGCTTCTGGCAGTAACTGTCACTTCCGCTCCCTCTGCTGGAAAAGCATGCTTAGGGGCACCAAGGCACCCTCAGGTCCTCACAAGGGGTCCCAACATGGCAGGTGCATAACACCCACAGAGAGCAGCTGACAGCCACTGCAAAGCTGTAGGAACTACAGAGTACACAGTGGCTTCAAACCGCTGTCTGTGGAAGAAGCCTCAGTAGAGCTCACACTAGTCCTACAAAACGGCAGGCTTCAAGCCCAAGCCTTAGGGTAGAGATGTCTAAGGGGTGGGGCTGTGCCGTCTCACTCACGTTTTCTTCCGCACATGGGCTTTGTGCTCTTCAGCTGAACCCTCCCAGCTAAGGTACCCCAGAAGGAACTTCCAAGCCTCCCGCCGCAGGCCAGGGCTGAGACCCTGGGGGTGCAATGGAGCAGATAGATCAGGGGGCTTCCTCCTGGCCAGCTGTCAGCCCAACCTAGCCTATATCCACTGACACTTACCCCTGAGAAGATCCGATTTTTCAACTCAGGGATATTGTGCAGGCGACCATCAGGACCCACGTGGCGGGTCCACTCTTCCTCTGTGACTGGAGGACCCCGCTCCACTGTGGGACGCTGCCCCAACTCCACCTGCAGGACACAGGGCAGGTGAGCCCCAAGCACAAATGAGCACCAGGAGGACTGGAGGAACCCTAAAGACCAGGGGTCAGCAGGAAGCTTCCAGAAAAGAAGCCATCTGAGAATAGCAGCAGCCAAGGCCAGGCCTGAGACAAGAGGGTCACGAAGCACAAGGCCAGGCTGGAAAATGGAGACATCTAATCTCAGAAACCACAAATGGTTGGGAAACTAGTTCAGAAGGGGAGTGCTATCTAGTTcaccagtgaggggctggggtcatggcttagtggtagagaacCAGCCTAGCATGTAAGAGCCCTTGGGTTAGATGGATCCTTAGCACAAGAAAAACATCCACCAGGTACACTAGGTAGCTGGCTGGCCCAGTACATGAGATTGCTGTGAAATCACTTCTTATGCAGCTCTAGATACTGTTTTCATGTTACCCAGGTGCCGTggattattattttaactagacCAAGATGggctacatttgtttctgctgcagaaTATCACTTTCACTATGTGAAGGtgagttatttttgtttctgctgcatttgttttaaagatgtaaggatgtgttcttagttatgtaaagatgtgttgcaccTGTTTTACCGAAGGCTCCTGATTGTccaaagagctaaatggccaatagctagacagagaaaggacaggaggGGGTACTAGTCAGAGCGTAATATGAGGAGAAATCTATGTtcaagaggaggaggggagaaggaaggacatgcctggggcaagaagccagtgaaagtaagaaagagaatacagaaagagaaacaggctaatttaagttaaaagagctagccagaaacatgcctaagctaagccgagcattcaaaactaattaaGTCTCTATGTCacgatttgggagctggttggtggcccaaaagaaaaagcctggtatgccaagaagaaaactgagtccttgaAGTCATATGCCTGTGTGGTGCAACAGAAAATCCAAAACAAGGTCACTTGACACTTACGCAGGAGATGACCTCAAAACCGGGCTCTGGCTCATCATCTGGCCGCAGAGGAAGGTCAGGGGGGGAGGCCCCCTCAGGGTGTGGCTGTAGTGCTCCCCGGAAGAAGTTGGTCACTCGAGAGAAGCTACTGAAGGTGGTGGAGTAGGGATCCTGGAGGAAGCGCTGGGGATGGATGGGCGACAGGTGTCAGAGCTGTCCCTGCAGATCTCCCTATCACACCCGTGAGCGCCCTGCATCCGATTCCGGAATACTTACTGACACCACATTGGAACTGTCCTGGTCAAAGAGCTGCAGGTGatggaaggagttggagaggGCAGAGGAATCGTGCGGGAAGACCAAGTAGAGGCGGGGGTCCTGCGGAGAGCTGGGAGAACGGGGACACAAGGAGGCCACAGGCCTTCATGTACTGGGCTAGCCTGGCCATACTTGCTCAAGGTGCTACAGTCCCGTTTTCTTCACCGAAATGTTACTGCAAGGAAAGGCTCCAGACCAGAGCTGGGCCTTGGAGGCCAATAAGGCTTTTGCACTTCTGGGCCCCTGTGACTGCCTTGGGGAAGAGCCAATGAGCAGTTCTGTGGGGATGAAGAGACACCTTCTGTGTGTCAGGAGACTTACTACTGAAGTCCCATTACGATGGGACTTTTCTTCCCACCCTGCCCTCACTTTCAGGCTCTTGTGGcctacactggccttgaactctgcacCCTCCTGTCACAGCCCTCCAAACACTGGATCTTTTAGCACCTTTCCATTAGAACTGTGCTTTGCTCATTGTCCTGAAGACTCCAGCTGCATCTGCAGAAGGACATGCTGGCTCACAGGTTCAACGCAGGTGCAGTCAGAGGCTTACCTGGCCAATAGCAGGTAGCGACTGAGGACCCGGAGCAAGGCTCGGGTACCTCCCCTGTGGAAATGCAAGGCAGGCAGGGAGCCCCCAGCCTGTGTCACCAGGACCAGGTAGGCCCAGCTGAGGCCTGGCTTGGACCTGCGGATGGACTTGAGCTCCCCCAGGCTCACAGAGAAGGCCCAGGAGCTCTGGGGGCAGCTGGGCTCTGCACCTAGGAGAAAGCAATGTGTTGTTGGTACAGTATGAGTGGTAATGGATAGGGCAGGCCAACTCTGTTTTCTCTCCAtactctgtcttctgagtatGGAGAACATACTCAGAAACACAAGATGTGGGAAGCTGAGCacggtgacatacacctttagtctcagtacttggcaggaagaggcaggcagatctctgagttcaaggccagctaaggatacatagtgagaccatgtctcaaaaaaaaaaaaaaaagaaagaaagaaaatgaccctgTGATTAGCTACCTGTTAGCTCTTCCACAACCTACAAGCCTAGAAACCTTTAGGAGAATTCAATGTACACCTAGAGCCAAGCCATTATTTCCCAGTCCAGAAAAGAAGCACCTGGAAGCCACCACCTTGATTGTGGAACCATGATAACTAAGCACAAGAAGTGGTCCACTAGACCACTGTGGCACAGTTCCACCTACCTCTCCTGGGCTCTGCCAGGTGGGGCCTTGGCCGCACTGTGCTAATGACAGCCCAGTCAGGTTCATAGCCTGGGTCAAAGGTAGGTTCCTCCTCTGTGGTGCTGGGCTCGACTCCACTTGAGTCCTTGGGAGAAGAGATAAGGGAATGAAGAATTGTGGGCTCAAGGGTTCCAGCCTGTGGCTGGAAGCCCCAAC
Coding sequences within it:
- the Tbc1d17 gene encoding TBC1 domain family member 17 isoform X1; translated protein: MEASSYRVVFEKGGVYLHTSARKHQDPDSLIAGVIRVVEKDSDVLLHWAPVEEAGDPTQILFSKKDSSGVEPSTTEEEPTFDPGYEPDWAVISTVRPRPHLAEPRRGAEPSCPQSSWAFSVSLGELKSIRRSKPGLSWAYLVLVTQAGGSLPALHFHRGGTRALLRVLSRYLLLASSPQDPRLYLVFPHDSSALSNSFHHLQLFDQDSSNVVSRFLQDPYSTTFSSFSRVTNFFRGALQPHPEGASPPDLPLRPDDEPEPGFEVISCVELGQRPTVERGPPVTEEEWTRHVGPDGRLHNIPELKNRIFSGGLSPGLRREAWKFLLGYLSWEGSAEEHKAHVRKKTDEYFRMKLQWKSVSAEQERRNSLLHGYRSLIERDVSRTDRTNKFYEGPENPGLGLLNDILLTYCMYHFDLGYVQGMSDLLSPILFVVQNEVDAFWCFCGFMELVHGNFEESQETMKRQLGQLLLLLRVLDQPLCDFLDSQDSGSLCFCFRWLLIWFKREFPFPDVLRLWEVLWTGLPGPSLHLLVACAILDMERDALMLSGFGANEILKHINELTMKLSVEDVLTRAEALYRQLTACPELPHNVQEVLGLAQPKEPSSPSPPISPLPLSTRAPLPPRPPREDVVAQPDSSLEILPEDDDGADS